A region of Piscinibacter gummiphilus DNA encodes the following proteins:
- a CDS encoding efflux RND transporter permease subunit, which produces MKISETSIRRPVFATVMSLLIILVGAVSFSRLQVREYPRIDEPVVNVTTKLTGASSEVIESQVTKTLEDSIAGIEGVDIITSVSRAEQSQITARFKLTKSPEDAAADVRDRVSRVRARLPDAIDEPVIAKVEADATPTIWLAFSSDTLSPLVITDLINRIVKPRLQTVPGVADVQINGDRKFSMRVWVDPDKLAAYRLTVQDVEDALRRQNLEVPAGRIESQQREFSVTAQTDLTTPAQFGDVTVKTVNGFSVRLRDVARLEEAAASERSSVRLNGRPAVSMGVIRQATANPLEVSAGVYEVLPKLQQDLPPGVTVQQANDNSIFIDRSVKSVYHTIFEAVVLVALVVFVFLRTLRASIIPLVTIPVSLIGVFGLMALAGFTVNTLTLLALVLAIGLVVDDAIVMLENIFRHIEEGLSPFQASLKGAREVAFAVLAMTMTLAAVFAPLAFTPGRTGRLFVEFALTLAGAVIVSGFTALTLTPMMCSKMLKHNANPNRFDRLMESWLVGITRRYETVLRWTLGRRWLVLAVMVVSAGASWWLFKTTKSELAPMEDRGVVLANVNAPDGATMAYTERYMREIEKIGLTYPEFDRVFVVTGNPTVSQGVAFMRTKDWTERTRSTQFLARDLQPKFSNLPGVNAFPITPPSLGQGFRERAVNFVIVSSDSYANLAKVSQQVMAEMQKNPGLVQPDTDLRLNKPEIFIQVDRQRAADAGVAVDQVARAIETMLGGRNVTRYKRESEQYDVIVQTESRGRTTPEDIDRIFVRGRGDAMIPLSSLVNVRESVSPRELNHFNQRRSVSLTANLAPGYSLGEALDFMDATAAKVLKPGYSTELNGVSREYRSSSGALGLVFVLALVFIFLVLSAQFESFVDPFVIMLSVPLSMLGALGALQWSGGTLNVYSQIGLITLVGLITKHGILIVEFANQMRQQGLDTLEAVVQGASLRLRPILMTTGAMVLGALPLALASGAGAESRQQIGWVIVGGMSVGTLLTIFVVPTMYMLLARKQVPGEIAEPSMDDPAHAH; this is translated from the coding sequence ATGAAGATTTCCGAGACCTCGATCCGGCGGCCGGTCTTCGCGACCGTGATGTCGCTGCTGATCATCCTCGTGGGCGCGGTGTCGTTCTCGCGCCTGCAGGTGCGCGAGTACCCGCGCATCGACGAACCGGTCGTCAACGTCACCACCAAGCTCACCGGCGCCTCGTCCGAGGTGATCGAGTCGCAGGTGACCAAGACGCTCGAAGACTCCATCGCCGGCATCGAGGGCGTGGACATCATCACCTCGGTGTCCCGCGCCGAGCAGAGCCAGATCACCGCGCGCTTCAAGCTCACGAAGAGCCCGGAGGACGCCGCGGCCGACGTGCGCGACCGCGTCTCGCGCGTGCGCGCCCGGCTGCCCGACGCCATCGACGAGCCGGTGATCGCGAAGGTGGAGGCCGACGCCACGCCCACCATCTGGCTCGCGTTCAGCAGCGACACGCTGTCGCCGCTGGTCATCACCGACCTGATCAACCGCATCGTCAAGCCGCGGCTGCAGACCGTCCCCGGCGTGGCCGACGTGCAGATCAACGGCGACCGCAAGTTCTCGATGCGCGTGTGGGTCGACCCCGACAAGCTCGCCGCGTACCGCCTCACCGTGCAGGACGTGGAGGACGCGCTGCGCCGCCAGAACCTCGAGGTGCCCGCCGGGCGCATCGAGAGCCAGCAGCGCGAGTTCAGCGTCACCGCCCAGACCGACCTCACGACGCCCGCCCAGTTCGGCGACGTGACCGTGAAGACCGTCAACGGGTTCTCGGTGCGCCTGCGCGACGTGGCGCGCCTGGAGGAGGCCGCCGCCAGCGAACGCTCCAGCGTGCGCCTGAACGGCCGCCCGGCCGTCTCGATGGGCGTGATTCGCCAGGCCACGGCCAACCCGCTCGAGGTGTCGGCGGGCGTGTACGAGGTGCTGCCCAAGCTGCAGCAGGACCTGCCCCCGGGGGTGACGGTCCAGCAGGCCAACGACAACTCGATCTTCATCGACCGCTCGGTGAAGTCGGTCTACCACACCATCTTCGAAGCCGTGGTGCTCGTGGCGCTGGTGGTGTTCGTGTTCCTGCGCACGCTGCGCGCGTCGATCATCCCGCTCGTGACGATCCCGGTGAGCCTGATCGGTGTGTTCGGCCTGATGGCGCTGGCCGGGTTCACCGTCAACACGCTCACGCTGCTCGCGCTCGTGCTGGCCATCGGCCTCGTGGTGGACGACGCCATCGTGATGCTGGAGAACATCTTCCGCCACATCGAGGAGGGGCTGTCGCCGTTCCAGGCCTCGCTCAAGGGCGCGCGCGAGGTGGCGTTCGCGGTGCTCGCGATGACGATGACGCTCGCCGCGGTGTTCGCCCCGCTCGCGTTCACGCCGGGCCGCACCGGGCGGCTGTTCGTCGAGTTCGCGCTGACGCTGGCGGGTGCCGTGATCGTGTCCGGGTTCACCGCGCTCACGCTCACGCCCATGATGTGCAGCAAGATGCTCAAGCACAACGCGAACCCCAACCGGTTCGACCGGCTGATGGAGTCGTGGCTCGTGGGCATCACCCGGCGCTACGAGACCGTGCTGCGCTGGACGCTCGGCCGCCGCTGGCTCGTGCTGGCGGTGATGGTCGTGTCCGCCGGGGCCAGCTGGTGGCTCTTCAAGACCACGAAGAGCGAACTCGCACCCATGGAGGACCGAGGCGTGGTGCTGGCCAACGTCAACGCGCCCGACGGCGCCACGATGGCCTACACCGAGCGCTACATGCGCGAGATCGAGAAGATCGGCCTCACGTACCCCGAGTTCGATCGCGTGTTCGTCGTGACCGGCAACCCCACGGTGTCGCAGGGCGTGGCCTTCATGCGCACGAAGGACTGGACCGAACGCACGCGCAGCACGCAGTTCCTCGCGCGCGACCTGCAGCCGAAGTTCTCGAACCTGCCGGGGGTGAACGCGTTCCCGATCACGCCGCCGTCGCTCGGCCAGGGCTTCCGCGAGCGGGCGGTCAACTTCGTGATCGTGTCGTCCGACTCGTACGCGAACCTCGCCAAGGTGTCGCAGCAGGTCATGGCCGAGATGCAGAAGAACCCCGGCCTCGTGCAGCCCGACACCGACCTGCGCCTGAACAAGCCCGAGATCTTCATCCAGGTGGACCGCCAGCGCGCGGCCGACGCCGGCGTGGCCGTGGACCAGGTGGCCCGCGCCATCGAGACCATGCTGGGCGGGCGCAACGTGACACGCTACAAGCGCGAGAGCGAGCAGTACGACGTGATCGTGCAGACCGAGAGCCGCGGCCGCACCACGCCGGAGGACATCGACCGCATCTTCGTGCGCGGACGCGGCGACGCGATGATCCCGCTGTCGTCGCTCGTCAACGTGCGCGAGTCGGTGAGCCCGCGCGAGCTGAACCACTTCAACCAGCGGCGTTCGGTGTCGCTCACGGCCAACCTGGCGCCGGGCTACTCGCTCGGCGAGGCGCTCGACTTCATGGACGCCACGGCGGCCAAGGTGCTGAAGCCCGGCTATTCCACCGAACTCAACGGCGTCTCACGCGAGTACCGCTCGTCCAGCGGCGCGCTGGGCCTCGTGTTCGTGCTGGCGCTCGTGTTCATCTTCCTGGTGCTGTCGGCCCAGTTCGAGAGCTTCGTGGACCCGTTCGTGATCATGCTGAGCGTGCCCTTGTCGATGCTCGGGGCGCTCGGTGCATTGCAGTGGTCCGGCGGCACGCTGAACGTGTACTCCCAGATCGGCCTCATCACGCTCGTGGGCCTGATCACGAAACACGGCATCCTGATCGTCGAGTTCGCGAACCAGATGCGCCAGCAGGGCCTCGACACGCTCGAGGCGGTGGTGCAGGGCGCCTCGCTGCGCCTGCGCCCCATCCTGATGACCACCGGCGCCATGGTGCTCGGCGCGCTGCCGCTCGCGCTCGCGAGCGGCGCGGGCGCCGAGAGCCGCCAGCAGATCGGCTGGGTGATCGTGGGCGGCATGTCCGTGGGCACGCTGCTCACCATCTTCGTGGTGCCCACGATGTACATGCTGCTCGCGCGCAAGCAGGTGCCGGGCGAGATCGCCGAGCCGTCGATGGACGACCCGGCGCACGCGCACTGA
- a CDS encoding efflux RND transporter periplasmic adaptor subunit, whose protein sequence is MKKLHALVAVVGLASISVAAYVYQRQDGSRGKDTASAPPAAGRPAGSDGPAAVEVARAGAMRLRDETSTVGSLRSRQGVMLRPEASGRIDKLGFSDGARVRRGQLLVQLDDTLQRAQLAQAKAQASIARTNLQRNRDLASQNFVSQSAVDQSAAALEVAEAQVALADAQLVRMRVLAPFDGVAGIRLVNVGDYVKDGADLVSIDDVAGMLVDFRLPEGVLSRLKVGQVVDVTLDGLPGKAFKGRVDAFDSQLDANGRSLLVRASLANDEGLLRPGMFARARLVFSTRDDAVVVPEEALVPQGGRQFVVKVVEGPQGPATERLEARMGLRVPGKVEIMDGLKVGDLVVTAGQARLMRADGLPVKVVQFGEAAASAPQAAERVASAGSAAQR, encoded by the coding sequence ATGAAGAAGTTGCACGCCCTCGTGGCGGTGGTCGGGCTCGCGAGCATCAGTGTCGCGGCCTACGTGTACCAGCGGCAGGACGGCTCGCGCGGAAAGGACACCGCCTCGGCGCCGCCGGCCGCGGGCCGCCCCGCGGGCTCCGACGGGCCCGCGGCGGTGGAAGTCGCCCGCGCCGGCGCCATGCGCTTGCGGGACGAAACCTCCACCGTGGGCTCGCTGCGCTCGCGCCAGGGCGTGATGCTGCGCCCCGAGGCCAGCGGGCGCATCGACAAGCTGGGTTTCAGCGACGGCGCCCGCGTGCGCCGCGGCCAGCTGCTCGTGCAGCTGGACGACACGCTCCAGCGCGCCCAGCTCGCGCAGGCCAAGGCGCAGGCCAGCATCGCCCGCACGAACCTGCAGCGCAACCGCGACCTCGCGTCGCAGAACTTCGTGAGCCAGAGCGCGGTCGACCAGTCCGCCGCGGCACTGGAGGTGGCCGAGGCCCAGGTGGCCCTGGCCGATGCCCAGCTCGTGCGCATGCGCGTGCTGGCCCCGTTCGACGGCGTGGCGGGCATCCGCCTCGTCAACGTCGGCGACTACGTCAAGGACGGCGCCGACCTCGTCAGCATCGACGACGTGGCCGGCATGCTCGTGGACTTCCGGCTGCCCGAAGGCGTGCTGTCCCGCCTGAAGGTGGGGCAGGTGGTCGACGTCACGCTCGATGGCCTGCCGGGCAAGGCGTTCAAGGGCCGTGTCGACGCGTTCGACTCCCAGCTCGACGCCAACGGCCGCTCCCTGCTCGTGCGGGCCAGCCTCGCCAACGACGAGGGCCTGCTGCGCCCCGGCATGTTCGCCCGCGCCCGGCTCGTGTTCTCCACCCGCGACGACGCGGTGGTGGTGCCCGAGGAGGCCCTCGTGCCCCAGGGCGGCCGCCAGTTCGTCGTCAAGGTGGTGGAGGGCCCCCAGGGCCCCGCCACCGAGCGGCTCGAGGCCCGCATGGGCTTGCGCGTGCCCGGCAAGGTGGAGATCATGGACGGCCTGAAGGTCGGCGACCTCGTCGTCACCGCGGGCCAGGCCCGGCTGATGCGGGCCGACGGCCTGCCGGTGAAGGTCGTGCAGTTCGGCGAAGCCGCCGCCTCGGCGCCGCAGGCGGCCGAACGCGTCGCGTCGGCCGGCAGCGCGGCGCAGCGCTGA
- a CDS encoding ribonuclease H family protein — translation MKWVAYTDGACAPSNPGPAGWGCVLIAPDTTETDHFGFIGPGTNQIAELTAALEGLNRVPVGGVVELVSDSQYVLKGLGEWRAGWERKGFRNSKGEQVANLALWKQLFAAADARKVTTRWVRGHNGDVYNERADALANKALATRSASAR, via the coding sequence ATGAAATGGGTTGCTTACACCGACGGGGCCTGCGCGCCTTCCAATCCCGGCCCGGCCGGCTGGGGCTGCGTGCTGATCGCCCCGGACACCACCGAAACCGATCATTTCGGTTTCATCGGTCCCGGCACCAACCAGATCGCTGAACTCACCGCCGCGCTGGAGGGTCTGAACCGGGTGCCGGTGGGCGGCGTGGTGGAGCTGGTGTCCGACAGCCAGTACGTGCTCAAGGGCCTGGGCGAATGGCGCGCGGGCTGGGAGCGCAAGGGCTTCCGGAACTCCAAGGGCGAGCAGGTGGCCAACCTCGCGCTCTGGAAACAGCTCTTCGCGGCGGCGGATGCCAGAAAAGTCACGACACGCTGGGTTCGCGGGCACAACGGGGACGTGTACAACGAGCGGGCCGATGCGCTGGCCAACAAGGCGCTCGCGACGAGGTCCGCCAGCGCGCGCTGA
- a CDS encoding class I SAM-dependent methyltransferase, protein MTQVVGIISLAEWLETPPGRYLLAWEQAQLDRSVADVFGFHALQLGLPELDALRDNRMPHRWLATDQPPHRGGDTVESPPGGEVPDEETRRGYSRAQVVLQCDFDALPFDSQSLDLIVLPHALELARDPHLALREVERVLMPEGKAVILGFNPRSLWGVRQRCGQLWRQMGFKPRAGLFLPSGGDFIGYRRMRDWLRLLSFEVEAARFGCYAPPLRSERWLQRFDWAERVGERWWPVFGAVYLVVAVKRVRGMRLVGLARQQRQAAKAARAVVSHRQSRE, encoded by the coding sequence ATGACACAAGTCGTCGGCATTATAAGTTTGGCGGAATGGCTCGAGACGCCCCCCGGCCGCTACCTGCTGGCCTGGGAGCAGGCCCAGCTCGACCGGAGCGTGGCCGACGTGTTCGGTTTCCACGCCCTGCAGCTCGGGCTGCCCGAACTGGATGCGCTGCGGGACAACCGCATGCCCCACCGCTGGCTGGCGACGGACCAGCCGCCGCACCGGGGGGGGGACACGGTGGAGTCACCGCCCGGCGGCGAAGTTCCGGACGAGGAAACCCGCCGAGGTTACTCCAGGGCGCAGGTGGTGCTCCAGTGCGATTTCGACGCTTTGCCCTTCGACAGCCAGAGCCTCGACCTGATCGTGCTGCCCCACGCCCTGGAACTGGCCCGGGATCCCCACCTCGCACTGCGCGAGGTGGAGCGGGTGCTGATGCCCGAGGGCAAGGCCGTGATCCTCGGTTTCAACCCGCGCAGCCTGTGGGGCGTGCGCCAGCGGTGCGGCCAGCTGTGGCGCCAGATGGGGTTCAAGCCCCGGGCCGGGCTGTTCCTGCCGAGCGGCGGCGACTTCATCGGCTACCGGCGCATGCGCGACTGGCTGCGCCTGCTGAGCTTCGAGGTCGAGGCGGCCCGTTTCGGCTGCTACGCGCCGCCGCTGCGGTCGGAACGCTGGCTGCAGCGCTTCGACTGGGCCGAGCGGGTGGGCGAACGCTGGTGGCCGGTGTTCGGGGCCGTGTACCTCGTCGTGGCGGTCAAGCGGGTGCGTGGCATGCGGCTCGTGGGGCTGGCGAGGCAGCAGCGGCAGGCGGCCAAGGCGGCGCGGGCGGTGGTGAGCCATCGGCAGTCGCGGGAATGA
- the gloB gene encoding hydroxyacylglutathione hydrolase — protein sequence MNLLALPAFADNYIWMLHDGRQALVVDPGDAAPVLQALEAHGLSLAAILVTHHHNDHVGGLAALRPRLQGPVFGPARESIPGPITPVSGGDTVTALGLSFEVIDVPGHTAGHIAFFHTPPDGSAPLLFCGDTLFSGGCGRLFEGTPAQMHQSLSRLADLAGDTRVCCAHEYTLSNLKFARAVEPGNTDLLDYSARCEDLRARGLPTLPGAIGQERLINPFLRCGVPAVAEAAQRHGAGSRDEVDVLAALRQWKNEFR from the coding sequence ATGAACCTGCTTGCACTGCCTGCCTTTGCCGACAACTACATCTGGATGCTCCACGATGGCCGGCAGGCACTCGTCGTCGATCCGGGTGATGCCGCCCCGGTGCTCCAGGCGCTCGAGGCCCACGGGTTGTCGCTCGCAGCGATTCTAGTGACTCACCACCACAACGATCATGTCGGCGGGCTCGCCGCCCTGCGGCCCCGGCTGCAGGGGCCCGTGTTCGGCCCGGCCCGGGAGAGCATCCCCGGCCCGATCACGCCCGTTTCGGGCGGCGACACCGTCACCGCCCTCGGCCTGTCGTTCGAGGTGATCGACGTGCCCGGCCACACCGCGGGGCACATCGCGTTCTTCCACACGCCGCCGGACGGCAGCGCACCGCTGCTCTTCTGCGGCGACACGCTCTTTTCAGGCGGCTGCGGCCGCCTTTTCGAAGGCACGCCGGCGCAGATGCACCAATCGCTGTCCCGGCTGGCGGACTTGGCCGGCGACACCCGCGTCTGCTGCGCCCACGAATACACCCTGTCCAACCTGAAGTTCGCCCGCGCCGTCGAGCCCGGCAACACCGACCTGCTCGACTACTCGGCCCGCTGCGAGGACCTCCGCGCCCGCGGCCTGCCCACCCTGCCCGGCGCCATCGGGCAGGAGCGCCTGATCAACCCGTTCCTCCGCTGCGGCGTCCCCGCCGTCGCAGAGGCCGCCCAGCGCCATGGCGCCGGCAGCCGCGACGAAGTCGACGTGCTGGCTGCCCTCCGCCAATGGAAAAACGAATTCCGATGA
- a CDS encoding transglycosylase SLT domain-containing protein, translated as MIQPSSLRRAAAAAALLLSAWLAGCSTVAPNGGADAADDDVSDIVRAAQSAASAATPASAPRTIDPNQAVAAPIDPLRPNEAVDLNAAAATVDLWDRLRRGFAIPDLDTPLVQKGEQWYSSRPDYVQRMTTRGSRYLFHIVEEVERRGMPTELALLPFIESAFNPQAVSSAKASGMWQFMPATGKYFELRQNVFRDDRRDVLASTRAALDYLGKLYGMFGDWQLALAAYNWGEGSVQRAIKRNQRLGLPTDYLSLKMPDETQYYVPKLQAVKNIIARPADFGIRLPPLENHPYFLSVPIERDIDVSLAIALAGVSRDEFHTLNPQMNKPVILAAGTPQLLLPYDNASQFIRNISLHQGPLATWTAWVAPTTLHPAEAAKRVGMPESDLREVNKIPPSMLVKAGSTLLVPRAQTSQRDVSPELADNAVMALTPDVPPLRRVTLKAGKRDSVATVAKRYRVTPHQVAEWNKTSASARFKPGETIVVYLASKAARGSSKASAKASHGSVKAGKSTKAAPSKKTSGTKKSAPAKKTVKKKH; from the coding sequence ATGATCCAACCCTCCTCCCTGCGGCGCGCCGCCGCGGCCGCCGCCCTCCTGCTCTCGGCGTGGCTGGCCGGCTGCTCCACCGTCGCCCCGAACGGCGGCGCCGACGCGGCCGACGACGACGTCTCCGACATCGTCCGCGCCGCCCAGTCGGCCGCCAGCGCCGCCACGCCCGCCTCGGCCCCCCGCACGATCGACCCGAACCAGGCCGTCGCCGCCCCCATCGACCCGTTGCGCCCGAACGAGGCCGTCGACCTCAACGCCGCGGCCGCCACCGTCGACCTGTGGGACCGCCTGCGCCGTGGGTTCGCCATCCCCGACCTCGACACGCCGCTCGTCCAGAAGGGCGAACAGTGGTACTCCTCGCGCCCCGACTACGTCCAGCGCATGACCACGCGCGGCAGCCGCTACCTGTTCCACATCGTCGAGGAGGTGGAACGCCGCGGCATGCCCACCGAACTGGCCCTGCTGCCGTTCATCGAGAGCGCGTTCAACCCGCAGGCCGTGTCGTCCGCGAAGGCGTCGGGCATGTGGCAGTTCATGCCGGCCACCGGCAAGTACTTCGAGCTGCGCCAGAACGTGTTCCGCGACGACCGCCGCGACGTGCTCGCGTCCACGCGCGCCGCGCTCGACTACCTGGGCAAGCTGTACGGCATGTTCGGCGACTGGCAGCTCGCGCTGGCCGCCTACAACTGGGGCGAGGGCAGCGTGCAGCGCGCCATCAAGCGCAACCAGCGCCTGGGCCTGCCCACCGACTACCTGAGCCTCAAGATGCCGGACGAGACGCAGTACTACGTCCCGAAGCTGCAGGCGGTGAAGAACATCATCGCGCGCCCGGCCGACTTCGGCATCAGGCTGCCGCCGCTCGAGAACCACCCGTACTTCCTGAGCGTGCCCATCGAGCGCGACATCGACGTGTCCCTCGCCATCGCGCTCGCCGGCGTCTCGCGCGACGAGTTCCACACGCTGAACCCGCAGATGAACAAGCCGGTGATCCTCGCTGCCGGCACGCCGCAGCTGCTGCTGCCGTACGACAACGCGAGCCAGTTCATCCGCAACATCTCGCTGCACCAGGGGCCGCTGGCCACGTGGACGGCCTGGGTCGCCCCCACCACGCTGCACCCGGCCGAGGCCGCCAAGCGCGTGGGCATGCCCGAGTCCGACCTGCGCGAGGTCAACAAGATCCCGCCGTCGATGCTCGTGAAGGCGGGCTCGACGCTGCTCGTGCCGCGCGCGCAGACCTCGCAGCGCGACGTGTCGCCCGAACTGGCCGACAACGCCGTCATGGCCCTCACGCCCGACGTGCCGCCGCTGCGGCGCGTGACGCTCAAGGCCGGCAAGCGCGACTCCGTCGCCACCGTGGCCAAGCGCTACCGCGTGACGCCGCACCAGGTGGCGGAGTGGAACAAGACCAGTGCGAGCGCCAGGTTCAAGCCGGGCGAGACCATTGTGGTCTACCTTGCATCGAAGGCCGCGCGCGGCAGCAGCAAGGCCTCCGCGAAGGCCAGCCACGGCAGCGTGAAGGCGGGCAAGTCCACGAAGGCCGCGCCGTCGAAGAAGACGTCGGGCACGAAGAAGTCGGCACCGGCGAAGAAGACGGTCAAGAAGAAGCACTGA
- a CDS encoding universal stress protein, translating to MRKLLRTIAVLAEGTAGSAIRRAARLATRDDAAIVLVSVGDGSSPVALADVLVQADWLRTQHGLTRVLVCAVAVDDLAAANAAWDLLVMDGLPPGLRAWFGTPAEVLRTCVCPVLLSTRRGGVRYTRALAPVGLESHIAPIAEAATGLTGAAEVHALHVMQTSEEQLMQALGVPQHIVARHWRDRVEATRRRLEARFPDDGPSRPARLHVRPSGAMAAHLVSATRTFGVDLVALRAWRSRLPVGRLHLGVARRLMAEAGCDVLVVPPPAHPPWPREG from the coding sequence ATGCGCAAACTTCTTCGAACGATCGCGGTGCTGGCCGAAGGCACCGCCGGCAGCGCCATCCGCCGTGCGGCGCGGCTCGCGACGCGTGACGACGCGGCCATCGTGCTGGTGTCCGTGGGCGACGGTTCGTCCCCCGTCGCGCTGGCCGACGTGCTCGTGCAGGCCGACTGGCTTCGCACGCAACACGGCCTGACCCGCGTGCTCGTGTGCGCGGTCGCCGTGGACGACCTCGCCGCGGCCAATGCCGCCTGGGACCTGCTGGTGATGGACGGCCTGCCGCCCGGCCTGCGGGCCTGGTTCGGCACGCCCGCCGAGGTGCTCCGCACCTGTGTCTGTCCCGTGCTGCTGTCGACTCGCCGCGGCGGCGTGCGCTACACGCGCGCGCTCGCGCCGGTGGGCCTCGAAAGCCACATCGCCCCCATCGCCGAAGCGGCGACGGGCCTCACCGGCGCGGCCGAAGTGCACGCGCTGCACGTGATGCAGACGAGCGAGGAGCAGTTGATGCAGGCGCTCGGGGTGCCGCAGCACATCGTCGCCCGCCACTGGCGCGACCGCGTCGAGGCCACGCGCCGCCGGCTCGAGGCCCGCTTCCCCGACGACGGACCGAGCCGCCCGGCCCGGCTGCACGTGCGCCCGAGTGGCGCCATGGCCGCCCACCTCGTCTCGGCCACCCGCACCTTCGGCGTCGACCTCGTCGCGCTTCGGGCCTGGCGCTCTCGCCTCCCCGTGGGGCGGCTGCACCTGGGCGTGGCGCGCCGCCTGATGGCCGAGGCCGGCTGCGACGTGCTCGTCGTCCCGCCGCCCGCACATCCGCCCTGGCCGCGGGAGGGCTGA
- a CDS encoding N-acetyltransferase, with the protein MRIDVRLPPGQIELDLAALARRLPTLPGPLRAWRPADPSTATLLWRSAPSGVYVYVVPADRPGLAGYVAFARVPAPQGEVFSPHAKFAADHQRLGLATRIYQWMLDGGACLLSGARQSEASHRLWRSLGRSRPLRFAQVTPRALHDLGTEAPDNAFVDLDTRLLLLGRGRTVDSVVRRQSPAGSVYSNS; encoded by the coding sequence ATGCGCATCGACGTCCGGCTGCCCCCGGGACAGATCGAGCTCGACCTCGCCGCGCTCGCGCGGCGCCTGCCCACGCTGCCCGGCCCGCTGAGGGCCTGGCGGCCGGCGGACCCGTCGACCGCAACCCTCCTCTGGCGGTCGGCCCCGTCGGGGGTGTACGTCTACGTCGTTCCGGCGGACCGGCCGGGCCTCGCGGGGTACGTGGCCTTCGCGCGGGTGCCAGCGCCGCAGGGCGAGGTCTTCTCGCCCCACGCGAAGTTCGCCGCGGACCACCAGCGCCTGGGCCTCGCCACACGCATCTACCAGTGGATGCTCGACGGCGGCGCCTGCCTGCTGAGCGGGGCCCGCCAGTCCGAGGCGTCGCATCGGCTGTGGCGGTCGCTTGGACGGAGCCGGCCGCTCCGATTCGCCCAGGTGACACCACGGGCGCTGCACGACCTCGGCACGGAGGCGCCGGACAACGCCTTCGTCGACCTGGACACGCGCCTGCTGCTGCTCGGCCGCGGGCGCACGGTCGACAGCGTGGTGCGCCGTCAGTCGCCGGCCGGCAGCGTGTACTCGAACTCGTAG
- a CDS encoding DUF3224 domain-containing protein produces MATIARGSFTVDMSPQGEADTRDGVSLGRLSLRKRFEGDLDATGEGQMLTAMTPVKGSAGYVAIERVTGALSGRAGAFVLQHTGTMDKGAQQLSITVVPDSGTGDLAGITGALRIRIADGQHFYEFEYTLPAGD; encoded by the coding sequence ATGGCCACGATCGCGAGAGGTTCGTTCACCGTCGACATGAGCCCGCAGGGCGAGGCCGACACCCGCGACGGCGTGAGCCTTGGCCGCCTGTCGCTGCGCAAGCGCTTCGAGGGCGACCTCGACGCCACCGGCGAGGGCCAGATGCTCACCGCGATGACCCCGGTCAAGGGTTCGGCCGGCTACGTCGCCATCGAGCGCGTCACCGGCGCCTTGTCGGGCCGCGCCGGCGCGTTCGTGCTGCAGCACACGGGCACCATGGACAAGGGCGCGCAACAGCTCTCGATCACGGTGGTGCCCGATTCGGGGACGGGAGACCTGGCCGGCATCACCGGCGCCCTGCGCATCCGCATCGCGGACGGGCAGCACTTCTACGAGTTCGAGTACACGCTGCCGGCCGGCGACTGA